A window from Patescibacteria group bacterium encodes these proteins:
- a CDS encoding glycosyltransferase — protein MNSIQDYFRFCNKKTKSEILKLADQLEDEHIVMINSTPSGGGVAEILNSLVLLLNDLGLDVGWRILKGSDDFFQVTKEFHNGLQGEKVSINRRKKGLYENTNCINARSTHIERHDLVVVHDPQPLALIEYYKKRIPWILRLHIDLSNPDQKVLEYLKSYIEQYDSVIISHKKYKLKNLAVQQLIMPPSIDPLNMKNRPMSNDSMIGILKKHGITLHKPIIAQISRFDKWKDPIGVIKVFEKIQKEYDCQLVLLGNLSIDDPEAPEILRKVRQRARNNKDITILLNVEDNDRMVNALQSVSEVVLQKSLKEGFALTVSEAMWKGTPVVGSRVGGIPLQIKDGQTGFLVNNISQASQACLKIITNKKRRNRMGRAAKKRVRNNFLITRHILDYLRLFDFYLNQNHQYNIGQKYPY, from the coding sequence ATGAATTCTATACAAGATTATTTTCGTTTTTGTAATAAAAAAACCAAGTCAGAAATTTTAAAATTGGCTGATCAGCTAGAGGATGAACATATTGTCATGATTAACTCCACTCCTTCTGGCGGTGGAGTGGCGGAAATTCTAAACAGCCTGGTTTTATTGTTAAACGATTTGGGACTGGATGTTGGCTGGCGTATTTTAAAAGGTTCGGATGATTTTTTTCAGGTGACTAAAGAATTTCATAACGGACTCCAGGGAGAAAAAGTATCTATAAACCGAAGAAAAAAAGGGCTTTATGAAAATACCAATTGTATTAACGCCCGTTCCACTCATATTGAAAGACATGATCTGGTAGTGGTTCATGATCCCCAGCCTCTGGCCTTGATCGAATATTATAAAAAAAGAATCCCCTGGATTTTACGGTTGCATATTGATTTATCCAATCCAGATCAAAAAGTGCTTGAATACCTTAAATCTTATATTGAGCAGTACGACTCAGTTATAATTTCTCACAAAAAATATAAATTAAAAAACCTGGCTGTCCAGCAGCTAATTATGCCGCCCTCAATCGATCCGCTCAATATGAAAAACCGTCCTATGAGTAACGATTCCATGATCGGAATATTAAAAAAGCATGGAATTACCTTACACAAACCAATTATTGCCCAGATTTCAAGGTTTGATAAGTGGAAAGATCCGATTGGCGTGATTAAGGTCTTTGAAAAAATACAAAAAGAATATGACTGCCAGCTAGTACTTTTAGGCAATCTTTCTATTGACGATCCAGAAGCGCCTGAGATACTAAGAAAAGTACGGCAAAGAGCCCGAAATAATAAAGATATAACTATACTTTTAAATGTGGAAGATAATGACCGCATGGTCAACGCTTTGCAGTCAGTTTCAGAAGTAGTTTTACAAAAGTCATTGAAAGAAGGTTTTGCTTTAACAGTCTCCGAAGCTATGTGGAAAGGTACCCCAGTGGTTGGTAGCCGAGTCGGCGGCATACCCCTGCAAATAAAAGACGGCCAAACAGGCTTTTTAGTTAATAATATTTCTCAAGCTAGCCAGGCCTGTTTAAAAATTATAACCAATAAAAAAAGACGTAACCGTATGGGCCGAGCCGCTAAAAAAAGAGTTAGAAATAATTTTCTTATTACCCGCCATATTCTTGATTACTTAAGGCTTTTTGATTTTTATCTTAATCAAAATCACCAGTATAATATTGGCCAGAAATACCCTTATTAA
- a CDS encoding mechanosensitive ion channel family protein — MDTSFLSTEYWGNTIQNYLIFIGLFFVLLVFFKIFQALLLHRLKKLAQKSKTDIDDMLIEIIEHIKPPFYLYFSLYLAALYLNKSGIFQNILNALLIAILVYQVAVAIQILINYIAKRKYGQEEDPGKKQAVNTVSVIAKIIVWSFGLLLVLSNLGVNITSLVAGLGIGGLAIGLALQNILSDLFSSFAIRFDKPFVIGDFIVVGKHMGVVEKIGIKTSRIRALQGEEIVISNQELTSTRIQNFKRMKERRIVLNLGVTYQTPFEKLKKIPHLIKEIIDKTDRVRYDRAHFKSFNDSSLGIEAVYYVESQDYNDYMDLNQKIHFAIKEVFENEGISFAYPTQTIFTKN, encoded by the coding sequence ATGGACACATCTTTTTTATCGACTGAGTATTGGGGCAATACTATCCAAAATTACCTGATTTTTATCGGCCTCTTTTTTGTTTTATTAGTCTTTTTTAAGATATTTCAGGCTCTATTGCTTCACCGTCTGAAAAAACTGGCTCAGAAGTCAAAAACTGATATTGATGATATGCTGATTGAGATTATTGAACATATCAAACCGCCTTTTTATCTTTATTTTAGTCTTTATTTAGCCGCTCTTTATTTAAATAAAAGCGGTATTTTTCAGAATATTTTAAACGCCCTTTTAATTGCTATTTTAGTTTACCAGGTCGCGGTAGCTATTCAGATATTAATTAACTACATAGCTAAAAGAAAATATGGCCAGGAAGAAGATCCCGGCAAAAAACAAGCGGTTAATACGGTTAGTGTGATAGCCAAGATAATTGTTTGGAGTTTTGGCTTGTTATTAGTTTTATCAAACTTAGGAGTTAATATAACCTCTTTAGTTGCTGGTTTGGGTATTGGTGGTTTAGCTATTGGTTTGGCTTTACAGAATATTCTTTCAGATCTTTTCTCTTCTTTTGCTATTCGTTTTGACAAGCCCTTTGTCATTGGTGACTTTATTGTGGTTGGCAAGCATATGGGTGTAGTCGAGAAGATCGGTATTAAAACCTCTCGTATTCGAGCCCTGCAGGGCGAAGAAATAGTTATTTCTAACCAAGAGTTAACTTCCACTCGTATTCAGAATTTTAAAAGAATGAAAGAGAGAAGAATTGTTTTAAATCTCGGGGTCACTTACCAAACCCCCTTTGAGAAGCTGAAAAAAATACCTCATTTGATTAAAGAAATTATAGACAAAACCGACCGGGTGCGTTATGACCGGGCTCATTTTAAAAGTTTTAATGATTCTAGTTTGGGGATTGAAGCGGTTTATTATGTTGAGTCACAAGACTATAATGATTATATGGACTTAAACCAAAAAATTCATTTTGCTATCAAGGAAGTTTTTGAAAACGAAGGAATTTCCTTTGCTTATCCCACGCAAACAATATTTACCAAAAATTAA